A stretch of the Lolium perenne isolate Kyuss_39 chromosome 3, Kyuss_2.0, whole genome shotgun sequence genome encodes the following:
- the LOC127343942 gene encoding DNA polymerase eta, translating to MRGDDAKNVCPGINLVQVPVSRDKADLNVYRSAGSEVVAILSTKGKCERASIDEVYLDLTDAAKEMLLESPPELSESIFEEATKSNILDLPSDAGDREENVKAWLCRADADYQDKLLACGAIIVAQLRMLAKLVSGMHKPAQQTVVPSSSVQDFLASLPVKKMKQLGGKLGSSLQDDLGVETVGDLLGFTEEKLQEYYGGTNSILRYIKSPSSSATSAILDSSSTPELTFGGKITSYTGRHFMRNIVNHRLKRKIVTTVI from the exons ATGCGCGGGGATGATGCCAAGAACGTCTGCCCAGGTATAAACCTGGTTCAGGTCCCTGTGTCTCGCGACAAGGCCGATCTTAATGTTTACCGAAGTGCCGGCTCCGAG GTTGTAGCGATCCTTTCCACCAAGGGGAAGTGTGAGCGAGCATCCATCGACGAAGTCTATCTCGACCTTACTGATGCAGCCAAGGAAATGCTCTTGGAATCTCCTCCGGAGCTGTCAGAGTCTATTTTTGAGGAGGCCACAAAGTCAAATATCCTGGACCTTCCGTCC GATGCCGGTGACAGGGAAGAGAATGTGAAGGCGTGGCTTTGTCGAGCGGATGCCGATTACCAGGATAAGTTGCTGGCATGCGGTGCTATAATTGTTGCGCAGCTACGA ATGTTAGCTAAACTTGTCAGTGGGATGCACAAACCTGCTCAACAAACAGTTGTTCCATCTTCGTCAGTTCAGGACTTTCTAGCATCACTGCCCGTGAAGAAGAT GAAACAACTTGGGGGCAAGCTTGGGAGCTCCTTGCAGGATGATCTTGGGGTCGAGACAGTTGGTGACCTTCTAGGTTTTACAGAAGAAAAACTGCAAGAGTACTATGGA GGAACAAACTCAATTCTAAGATATATCAAGAGCCCAAGTTCCAGTGCAACATCAGCTATCCTTGATTCTTCCTCTACACCCGAGTTAACATTTGGTGGTAAG ATAACAAGCTACACAGGACGCCACTTCATGAGGAACATTGTGAACCATCGTCTAAAAAGGAAGATTGTGACAACAGTAATTTAG
- the LOC127343943 gene encoding pentatricopeptide repeat-containing protein At4g21190-like, whose translation MVTLDVEAIQVEVGDHPRLLRLRPRHRHRSPFPAAPKFPAASRDSALAVASLFPLSFFSFVFAVSARRDHSRPCDQLENGDLVASIAASNRARPVRNPPALPHASLLSSHPLLSRPAAATGPLPPQPATTFPVAPDYSMFCLRYGTPNFGLALERGAVPHPQKFNSVVVCGARGPRPRYPRVWKTDKRIGTVAKSQKLVACIKGLSNVKEEVYGALDSFVAWELEFPLIAVKKALNTLEDEKEWKRIIQVIKWMFNKGQGKTMGSYYTLLNALIEDGRVEEAEELFGKIFSRYMEGLPRTFFMKIISMHYSLGSYQKMFEVFADMEELGVRPDRSIVRMLGKVFRKLEMFDKYEKLHQKYPPPKFEYRYIKGKRIRIRVYPDDSTEEATQSDSEPDTDALEVVESTNLDN comes from the exons ATGGTGACCTTGGACGTAGAAGCAATCCAGGTCGAGGTGGGCGATCACCCGCGGCTCCTGCGGCTCCGGCCTCGCCACCGGCATCGCTCCCCTTTCCCCGCCGCGCCAAAATTCCCCGCCGCCTCCCGCGACTCTGCCCTCGCCGTCGCTTCCCTATTTCCCCtctcctttttctcttttgtttttGCGGTTTCTGCCAGGCGCGATCACAGCCGTCCGTGTGACCAGTTGGAGAATGGAGACCTCGTGGCGAGCATCGCGGCCTCTAATCGAGCTCGTCCCGTTCGCAACCCCCCAGCGCTGCCCCACGcctctctcctctcatctcatccACTCCTCTCCCGCCCCGCGGCGGCGACCGGACCTTTGCCGCCACAGCCGGCGACGACCTTCCCCGTCGCACCAG ATTACAGTATGTTTTGCTTGAGATACGGGACGCCAAATTTTGGTTTAGCGTTGGAGAGAGGTGCTGTTCCACATCCTCAGAAGTTCAACTCTGTAGTG GTGTGCGGTGCCCGGGGTCCGAGACCGAGGTATCCTCGTGTGTGGAAGACTGACAAGAGGATAGGAACCGTCGCCAAGTCACAGAAGCTTGTCGCATGT ATTAAAGGTCTGTCTAATGTAAAGGAGGAAGTTTATGGTGCTCTGGATTCCTTTGTTGCGTGGGAACTGGAGTTTCCCTTAATAGCGGTAAAGAAGGCGCTGAACACACTTGAAGATGAAAAGGAATGGAAAAGAATAATTCAG GTTATTAAGTGGATGTTCAACAAAGGTCAAGGCAAGACCATGGGAAGCTATTACACTCTGTTAAATGCTTTAATTGAGGATGGACGAGTTGAGGAGGCAGAAGAGCTATTTGGGAAGATATTCTCCAGATATATGGAGGGTTTGCCCCGTACGTTTTTCATGAAAATAATCTCCATGCATTACAGTTTGGGATCATATCAGAAGATGTTTGAG GTTTTTGCGGATATGGAAGAGCTGGGTGTTCGACCTGATCGTTCAATTGTCAGGATGCTTGGTAAAGTATTTCGGAAGCTAGAGATGTTCGACAAATACGAAAAGTTACATCAGAAATATCCACCGCCAAAATTTGAATACCGATACATCAAAGGCAAGCGCATAAGGATAAGGGTTTACCCAGATGATAGTACTGAAGAGGCAACACAGAGCGACTCTGAACCTGACACAGATGCACTGGAAGTGGTAGAAAGCACGAACCTTGACAATTAA